Proteins encoded in a region of the Rhizophagus irregularis chromosome 24, complete sequence genome:
- a CDS encoding uncharacterized protein (SECRETED:cutsite_INA-IP; SECRETED:prob_0.9132); SECRETED:SignalP(1-20) produces MKHNLILVVVLLATLSIINAIPHQLNKRATNFTTCPSGLSPNTFTATLQPDPPTAGDCAITATGTFVIPEGSKLLVQVFDSTANAVGEPLTADICTNGVDTCPTDGTDGTDGTDGPTPFNIMDTVTIPADVPQPPFALAISIVDTTGNILGCTFGTTG; encoded by the coding sequence ATGAAGCATAATCTTATTTTAGTAGTCGTCTTATTGGCCACGCTTTCAATAATCAACGCTATTCCACATCAACTTAATAAAAGAGCAACCAACTTTACAACATGTCCTTCAGGATTATCTCCAAACACTTTTACTGCAACACTTCAACCCGATCCTCCCACTGCTGGAGACTGCGCTATTACTGCTACCGGAACATTTGTGATTCCAGAAGGTTCTAAATTGCTCGTTCAAGTTTTCGATAGTACTGCTAACGCAGTAGGAGAACCCTTAACAGCCGATATTTGTACTAACGGTGTAGATACATGTCCAACCGATGGAACCGATGGAACCGATGGAACCGATGGACCTACTCCCTTCAACATTATGGATACAGTTACAATACCTGCTGATGTACCCCAACCACCATTTGCTCTTGCAATTTCAATTGTTGATACAACCGGCAATATTTTAGGCTGTACCTTTGGTACTACTGGTTAA